The Alkalispirochaeta americana genome contains a region encoding:
- a CDS encoding ABC transporter ATP-binding protein, producing the protein MKSSDHPGVSPHPAVSLKDVSFRYPRAAEEVLQDITLSVTEGTITAILGPNGVGKTTLLNILLGWLLPEKGEVSLFGRRSRAISRREMGQTISLVPQDEHVPFEYTLLDYVLLGRAPYLSPLQTPRPADARIAREALERVGLAARRNHPVANTSGGEKQLALVARSLAQEPRILLMDEPTAHLDLRNKRRTADLVKALQTEGVTVIFTTHDPEFAAAAADRLILLQGGRLLDEGPVDQVMTTENLGRVFSLDLVVHHFAGRPVVVW; encoded by the coding sequence ATGAAGAGCTCTGATCACCCCGGGGTTTCCCCACATCCGGCAGTCTCACTGAAAGATGTCAGCTTCCGCTACCCCCGGGCAGCAGAGGAAGTCCTCCAGGATATTACCCTCTCCGTTACAGAAGGAACTATCACGGCGATCCTCGGCCCAAACGGTGTGGGAAAAACCACCCTGCTGAACATCCTCCTGGGCTGGCTTCTGCCGGAGAAGGGAGAGGTGAGTCTCTTCGGCCGCAGGTCACGGGCCATCTCCCGCCGCGAGATGGGCCAGACCATCTCCCTGGTTCCCCAGGATGAACACGTTCCCTTCGAGTATACCCTCCTGGACTACGTTCTTTTGGGGCGTGCGCCCTATCTGTCTCCCCTCCAGACACCACGTCCCGCCGACGCCCGGATCGCCCGGGAGGCCCTGGAACGGGTGGGCCTTGCAGCTCGAAGAAACCATCCCGTGGCAAACACCAGCGGCGGAGAGAAGCAGCTGGCTCTGGTAGCCCGCTCTCTGGCTCAGGAGCCGCGGATACTCCTCATGGATGAGCCCACGGCACACCTGGATCTCCGCAACAAGCGCCGCACCGCAGATCTGGTGAAGGCCCTGCAAACCGAGGGTGTCACGGTGATATTCACCACCCACGACCCGGAGTTTGCAGCAGCAGCCGCCGATCGACTGATCCTTCTTCAGGGAGGACGCCTCCTTGATGAAGGCCCGGTGGACCAGGTCATGACCACGGAAAACCTTGGACGAGTTTTCTCCCTGGACCTTGTGGTGCACCATTTTGCGGGGCGTCCCGTGGTGGTGTGGTAG
- a CDS encoding ABC transporter substrate-binding protein produces the protein MKRFSPSISRRTRFGSSRPALVATMWFLAGIMTFPELIPGQLQAAETGYSRTVTDALGRQVTLEAPPQRIVTAGRAMIMTAGVLWAFPGVPDRTVGLGRNTQGPANFLEVTHPRYNEITQLERTVGAEQVAALRPDLVILKSGVRENLGRPLERLGFPVIYVDLETPEQYYRELLMLGETLDQEERGRELARFFRETARAVTDTTTTIPREERPTTLLIYYRRSGGQISFNVPPAGWLQTSLVEMAGGIPLWLEANPGGGWSTVSFEQIAAWNPETIILVDYGGEAPALRDDLASHPRWRQLQAVRDNRFYAMPRDYYSWDQPDVRWLLGLQWLARTFHPRAFSQTPLEGQIRQFFSTLYRIEGDSFERLIAPVLTGDLP, from the coding sequence ATGAAACGCTTTTCACCTTCGATATCCAGACGCACCCGCTTCGGCAGTTCCCGCCCGGCCCTGGTTGCCACGATGTGGTTCCTTGCAGGGATCATGACGTTCCCCGAGTTGATTCCCGGGCAGCTCCAGGCCGCCGAAACCGGATACAGCCGAACCGTAACCGATGCGCTGGGCCGCCAGGTGACCCTTGAGGCGCCCCCTCAGCGGATTGTCACGGCGGGACGGGCCATGATCATGACCGCCGGAGTGCTCTGGGCCTTCCCGGGTGTTCCCGATCGCACCGTGGGGCTTGGCAGAAACACCCAGGGGCCGGCCAACTTCCTGGAGGTGACCCATCCCCGCTACAACGAGATCACCCAGCTGGAACGCACCGTGGGAGCCGAACAGGTGGCGGCCCTCAGACCTGATCTGGTAATCCTGAAGTCAGGAGTTCGGGAAAACCTGGGGAGACCCCTGGAGCGGCTGGGGTTTCCCGTGATCTACGTGGACCTGGAGACACCGGAGCAGTACTACCGGGAGCTGCTCATGCTGGGAGAGACCCTGGACCAGGAAGAACGAGGCCGGGAGCTGGCCCGGTTCTTCCGGGAGACCGCCCGGGCTGTGACCGATACCACAACCACTATCCCCCGGGAAGAACGCCCCACCACTCTTCTGATCTATTACCGCCGATCGGGGGGGCAGATCTCGTTCAACGTTCCCCCTGCAGGATGGCTTCAGACCAGCCTGGTAGAAATGGCCGGGGGGATACCCCTGTGGCTGGAGGCGAACCCCGGCGGAGGCTGGTCTACGGTCAGTTTCGAACAGATCGCTGCCTGGAATCCCGAGACGATCATTCTGGTGGACTACGGGGGCGAGGCCCCGGCCCTTCGGGATGATCTGGCCAGCCACCCCCGGTGGCGCCAGCTCCAGGCGGTTCGGGACAACCGCTTTTACGCGATGCCCCGGGATTATTACAGCTGGGATCAACCTGATGTGCGCTGGCTTCTGGGCCTTCAGTGGCTTGCCCGGACCTTTCATCCCCGGGCGTTTTCACAGACTCCCCTGGAAGGACAGATTCGCCAATTCTTCAGCACCCTCTACCGGATCGAAGGAGACTCCTTCGAGAGGCTGATTGCCCCCGTTCTCACAGGAGACCTTCCCTGA
- a CDS encoding nucleotidyltransferase family protein codes for MTDCERTFPAVDCVIPAGGLSQRMNPAHSRPVPKALFSLGGRTLLARVVEQAREVCSRCFVVTGWGADEVAREAASLAGVTVVHNPDFALGMVSSILAGARQVRSEWFFVAPADMPFLSPAVYRAVLSGALAGSDEMSRGEISRGEDVFFPLNQGKRGHPVLIRRALLPELETAFERAREESRSRGSREEILLKMLLRDRSCRGVPVVTDDIRVDLDTPEELARAQERCAP; via the coding sequence GTGACTGACTGTGAGCGGACGTTCCCGGCGGTGGATTGCGTTATCCCCGCCGGGGGCCTTTCGCAGCGGATGAACCCGGCCCATTCCCGGCCCGTTCCCAAGGCGCTGTTCAGCCTGGGGGGGAGAACCCTCCTGGCTCGGGTGGTCGAGCAGGCCCGGGAGGTTTGTTCCCGTTGCTTTGTGGTTACCGGTTGGGGAGCCGACGAGGTAGCCCGGGAGGCGGCCTCTCTTGCAGGGGTTACGGTGGTGCATAACCCCGACTTCGCCCTGGGTATGGTCTCGTCGATTCTTGCGGGGGCCCGTCAGGTCCGTAGTGAGTGGTTTTTTGTTGCCCCCGCCGATATGCCCTTTCTGAGCCCTGCCGTGTATCGTGCGGTGTTATCCGGGGCGCTGGCGGGCTCCGATGAAATGTCCCGGGGGGAAATCTCCCGCGGGGAGGATGTCTTCTTTCCCCTGAACCAGGGCAAGCGGGGGCATCCCGTATTGATCCGGCGAGCTCTTCTGCCCGAGCTTGAGACAGCCTTTGAGAGGGCCCGGGAGGAATCCCGATCCCGGGGGAGCCGGGAGGAGATCCTCCTGAAGATGCTGCTTCGGGACCGCTCCTGCCGGGGGGTCCCGGTCGTCACCGACGATATCCGGGTTGATCTGGACACGCCGGAGGAGCTCGCCCGGGCTCAGGAACGGTGTGCTCCCTGA
- a CDS encoding FAD binding domain-containing protein — protein MLQDFLYHRPVSLDEAFRILDESAQDATVFAGGTDLFVGIRAGISRPRVVVDLKGIPELHRLSWSDGEGLSVGACVTVNQLLADSGVAERFPVLHAAGEQLATFQLRNRATLVGNIVTASPCGDFGSPLLTLGGIVELASSSGVRQVPLAEFITGVKQTIIGPSEIVTRLVVPPDWAGAFGGYQKLKRIKGHDLGVVSVAMVSLKGTMRFGISSAAPTPVLLADIPLETPLETVQAQAQAAISPIDDVRCTREYRAFMVNIFIRRLMEACKQEACA, from the coding sequence ATGTTGCAGGATTTTTTGTATCACCGCCCCGTCTCTTTGGACGAGGCCTTTCGCATCCTTGACGAGTCAGCTCAGGACGCTACCGTCTTTGCTGGAGGAACCGACCTCTTTGTCGGTATTCGTGCAGGGATTTCCCGGCCCCGGGTGGTGGTGGATCTCAAGGGAATCCCCGAGCTTCATCGTCTTTCCTGGAGCGATGGCGAAGGGCTTTCGGTGGGGGCTTGTGTGACGGTAAATCAGCTCCTGGCTGATTCCGGTGTGGCAGAGCGCTTTCCTGTGCTTCACGCGGCGGGAGAGCAGCTGGCCACGTTTCAGTTGAGGAACCGGGCCACCCTGGTGGGGAACATCGTTACGGCCAGCCCCTGTGGCGATTTTGGTTCGCCCCTGCTCACTCTGGGGGGGATTGTGGAGCTGGCTTCTTCGTCGGGGGTACGTCAGGTGCCGCTGGCGGAGTTCATCACCGGGGTAAAGCAGACGATCATCGGCCCTTCGGAGATAGTAACCCGTCTGGTGGTTCCTCCCGACTGGGCGGGCGCCTTCGGAGGGTACCAGAAGCTCAAACGAATCAAGGGCCACGATCTGGGCGTTGTCAGCGTCGCCATGGTTTCTCTCAAGGGAACAATGCGCTTTGGCATCAGCTCGGCGGCCCCCACGCCGGTTCTTCTGGCTGACATTCCCCTGGAGACTCCCCTGGAGACGGTGCAGGCCCAGGCTCAAGCCGCGATTTCTCCCATCGATGACGTGCGCTGTACCAGGGAATACCGGGCTTTTATGGTGAACATCTTTATTCGTCGCTTGATGGAAGCGTGCAAGCAGGAGGCCTGCGCATGA
- a CDS encoding AAA family ATPase: protein MRADRIRRLIQALSTNLFEKEETLRLAVLAAISQQNLFLYGPPGVAKSMIARRLPGLFQDARSFEYLLGRFSTPEELFGPVSITRLKNYDLYERVVEGFLPAAEIVFLDELWNASSPILNTLLTAISERRFRNGREEMAIPLKTVIGAAGTLPKDDPTLENLWDRFLLRLESVPVTRKESFLDLLLSTEETTPPEPQGADKIRSEELDQWQQEIRNITLPQDIQEFILDVRERISRHNRLSTAGETTQPIVVSDRRWKQVAHLLRTSAFLNDRAEVDVLDCILMRHCLWSRPEERTVVNTIIEEALYRYSTSGRFDPEATRLRLGDALSEFRTARYKTLQEEIDEPTAYRGEYYRLLDFVEDHLTLIWIGDFQNLSTEKPQETDLFFYGEADDFAYSERLPVRLIDPSTVEVAGEPFPVETSRVQRTCQEEVEVTAETKEALTKRLQEIRRETETTTEAVQAYRDAASGEAEQHLFVHRSYAEIVAAGMDQAARDFAELQMEIDQALHELE from the coding sequence ATGCGTGCAGACCGAATCAGAAGGCTTATTCAAGCGCTCTCAACAAACCTCTTCGAAAAGGAAGAGACTCTCCGGCTTGCTGTACTGGCGGCGATCTCCCAGCAAAATCTCTTTCTCTACGGCCCGCCGGGCGTGGCAAAGAGCATGATCGCCCGGCGACTTCCGGGACTGTTTCAGGACGCCCGCAGTTTCGAATACCTCCTGGGACGCTTCAGCACCCCCGAAGAGCTTTTTGGCCCCGTTTCAATCACCCGCCTGAAAAACTATGATCTCTACGAGCGGGTGGTAGAGGGCTTTCTTCCGGCAGCAGAGATCGTCTTTCTTGATGAACTCTGGAACGCATCGAGCCCCATACTGAACACGCTTCTGACAGCTATCAGCGAGCGACGCTTCCGCAACGGCCGGGAAGAGATGGCAATTCCCCTGAAAACCGTTATCGGTGCTGCCGGAACACTCCCCAAGGACGATCCCACCTTGGAGAACCTCTGGGATCGCTTTCTGTTACGCCTGGAGAGCGTGCCGGTTACGCGGAAGGAATCCTTCCTGGACCTGCTGCTGAGCACCGAAGAGACAACGCCGCCGGAACCTCAAGGTGCCGACAAAATCAGGTCGGAGGAGCTGGACCAGTGGCAACAGGAGATCAGAAACATCACCCTCCCTCAGGATATTCAGGAGTTCATTCTGGACGTTCGGGAACGAATATCCCGCCACAACCGGCTCTCGACGGCAGGCGAGACGACTCAGCCCATCGTCGTGAGCGACCGCCGGTGGAAACAGGTGGCCCATCTCCTGCGAACCAGTGCCTTCCTCAACGACCGCGCCGAGGTGGACGTCCTGGATTGCATCCTCATGCGTCACTGTCTCTGGTCCCGTCCGGAAGAGCGCACCGTGGTGAACACCATCATCGAGGAGGCCCTCTACCGTTACAGCACCTCGGGCCGTTTTGACCCCGAAGCAACGCGGCTCCGCCTGGGCGATGCTCTCTCGGAGTTCCGCACAGCCCGCTACAAGACGCTCCAGGAGGAGATCGATGAACCCACAGCGTACCGGGGCGAGTACTATCGCCTCCTGGATTTTGTGGAGGATCACCTTACTCTTATCTGGATCGGGGACTTCCAGAACCTCTCCACGGAGAAACCCCAGGAAACAGATCTCTTCTTCTACGGCGAAGCTGACGACTTTGCCTACTCGGAACGCCTGCCCGTCCGTTTGATCGATCCATCCACCGTGGAAGTCGCCGGGGAACCCTTCCCGGTCGAGACCAGCCGTGTTCAACGAACCTGCCAGGAAGAGGTGGAAGTCACGGCAGAAACAAAAGAGGCCCTGACGAAACGCCTCCAGGAAATCCGCCGGGAGACGGAGACCACGACGGAAGCCGTCCAGGCCTACCGCGACGCAGCCAGTGGAGAAGCAGAGCAGCACCTCTTTGTTCACCGCTCCTACGCGGAAATCGTAGCCGCCGGTATGGATCAGGCAGCCCGGGATTTTGCTGAACTCCAAATGGAGATAGACCAGGCTCTTCATGAACTGGAGTAG
- a CDS encoding acyl-CoA thioesterase, with product MWGMTETEPLQDPQFDLTVEIRFRDLDAYGHVNHADYFTLIESARTRFMIDQFRAERRAENPLFLVVRASCEYKRPIELVPSVRVLITASDLGKSSFTLHYRIVGEDGTLHATAQTRMACVDGATQLPTPIPSWFRELVAPLPPRQKEEQKTS from the coding sequence ATGTGGGGCATGACAGAAACAGAGCCGCTCCAGGACCCCCAGTTTGATCTGACCGTAGAGATTCGCTTCCGGGATCTTGATGCCTACGGACACGTGAATCATGCCGACTACTTTACCCTCATAGAATCGGCACGAACCCGCTTTATGATCGACCAGTTTCGCGCTGAACGAAGAGCCGAGAACCCGCTCTTCCTGGTGGTTCGGGCTTCCTGCGAGTACAAACGCCCCATTGAACTGGTGCCGTCGGTGCGTGTCCTTATTACCGCCTCGGACCTGGGCAAAAGCAGCTTTACCCTCCATTACCGGATCGTCGGTGAAGACGGCACACTTCACGCAACGGCCCAGACCCGCATGGCCTGTGTCGATGGGGCAACCCAGCTCCCCACGCCGATTCCCTCCTGGTTCAGGGAACTTGTAGCGCCTCTACCTCCCCGACAGAAGGAAGAGCAAAAAACATCCTAG
- a CDS encoding xanthine dehydrogenase family protein molybdopterin-binding subunit — MLDQIPAQDLKYVGRETARIDAVEKLTGRATYVSDMAVPGMLFARVKTSPHARAKILSIDTSAARAIPGVRAVVTGKDLEYKLGLYVVDKDILARDEVRHFGEAVAAVAADTLETAQKAVEAIQIDYEVLEPVLHPKDALKEDAPLVHPDLGSYSYMEAAFTPKPGTNIANHTRLRKGDLERGFASSEWIIDREYTNPSVQHVPMETHVAIVQWSAGDQVQIWSSAQSPFTLRNLFCIAFGLPHRNVRVQIPYVGGGFGGKAGIGIEPLVAVLSRAAGGRPVKLTATREEEFSLLPCRSQLTYRIKTGISREGKILAQQMTMYWDSGAYADYAVNVTRASGYSAGGPYEIPNAAVDAYTVYTNKPFGTAYRGFGHVEFFWGLERHMDLIAQAIGMDPLEFRLKNTLKPGSVTLTGEKITSHTGDIDKCLTKAAEMIRYGEVSPEEEALAARSGKKIGKAVVGLHKAPAMPPFTATTVIIKMNEDGSVTANISLIDYGQGTYTAVAQMIAERLGFPLERVKVAFESDTDRDPYDWQTVASKGLLLSGNAAILAAEDLLRNAYNDAAQVLRANVIDLDHDSEGIFVRHREEERVSFRQLAIGYAYPNGNAIGGPLVGVGRYIAQGLTHLNKETGQGLPALDWTYGAHGMIVAVDPETGEYDVLKVASVFDAGRVINPGAFRGQAIGGMLQGLGTATVEGYIYDQKGHLLNPSFTDNKIPTSRDLPLEVETFGVECPQLDGPYGARGVGEHSMISVAAALGNAIQRASGAELTHMPLRFEDVWRALNRKEPVDNWITKSPRGSCKSAPEIGKYQCD, encoded by the coding sequence ATGCTTGACCAGATACCGGCACAAGACCTGAAGTACGTGGGCCGCGAAACGGCCCGGATTGACGCCGTGGAGAAACTCACCGGTCGGGCAACCTATGTTTCGGACATGGCTGTTCCGGGAATGCTCTTTGCCCGGGTCAAGACCAGCCCTCATGCCCGGGCGAAGATCCTCTCCATCGACACGTCTGCTGCCCGGGCGATTCCCGGTGTGCGGGCCGTGGTGACAGGCAAGGACCTGGAGTACAAGCTGGGGCTCTACGTGGTGGACAAGGACATCCTCGCCCGTGACGAGGTGCGTCATTTCGGCGAGGCCGTGGCGGCCGTGGCAGCCGATACCCTGGAGACTGCCCAGAAAGCAGTGGAGGCCATCCAGATCGACTACGAGGTGCTGGAACCGGTACTTCATCCCAAGGATGCCCTGAAAGAGGATGCTCCTCTGGTTCATCCCGATCTGGGATCCTATTCCTATATGGAGGCAGCCTTTACTCCCAAACCGGGCACCAACATTGCAAACCACACGCGTCTGAGAAAGGGTGATTTGGAGCGGGGGTTTGCTTCAAGCGAATGGATCATCGATCGGGAGTACACCAACCCCTCGGTTCAGCACGTCCCTATGGAAACCCACGTCGCGATTGTGCAGTGGTCTGCGGGAGATCAGGTTCAGATCTGGTCCAGCGCGCAGTCTCCCTTTACCCTGCGAAATCTCTTTTGCATCGCCTTCGGACTTCCTCACCGGAATGTGCGGGTTCAAATACCCTACGTAGGCGGCGGTTTCGGAGGAAAGGCCGGTATCGGAATAGAACCCCTCGTGGCTGTTCTCTCCCGCGCTGCCGGGGGGCGTCCGGTGAAGCTTACCGCCACCCGGGAAGAGGAGTTCAGCCTCCTTCCCTGCCGCAGCCAGCTCACCTACCGGATCAAGACCGGAATCTCCCGGGAGGGAAAAATTCTGGCCCAGCAGATGACCATGTACTGGGATTCCGGCGCCTATGCCGACTACGCCGTGAATGTAACCCGGGCCTCGGGGTACTCCGCCGGGGGACCCTACGAGATTCCCAATGCGGCGGTCGACGCCTACACGGTGTACACCAACAAGCCCTTCGGTACGGCCTACCGGGGTTTCGGCCACGTGGAGTTCTTCTGGGGCCTCGAGCGCCACATGGATCTGATCGCCCAGGCGATCGGGATGGATCCCCTGGAGTTTCGCCTCAAGAACACCCTGAAACCGGGATCTGTAACGCTCACGGGAGAGAAGATTACCTCCCATACGGGAGATATCGATAAGTGCCTCACAAAGGCTGCCGAGATGATCCGCTATGGAGAAGTATCACCCGAGGAAGAGGCTTTGGCCGCACGAAGCGGGAAGAAAATCGGCAAGGCCGTGGTGGGGCTCCATAAGGCCCCGGCCATGCCGCCCTTCACGGCGACCACGGTGATCATCAAAATGAACGAAGACGGTTCTGTTACGGCCAACATCAGCTTGATCGATTACGGTCAGGGAACCTACACCGCCGTGGCCCAGATGATCGCCGAGCGTCTCGGGTTTCCCCTGGAACGGGTCAAGGTTGCCTTCGAGAGCGACACCGACCGGGATCCCTACGACTGGCAAACCGTGGCCTCCAAGGGGTTGCTCCTGAGTGGTAACGCAGCCATCCTGGCGGCGGAAGACCTTCTCCGGAACGCCTACAACGATGCCGCCCAGGTCTTGCGGGCCAACGTGATCGATCTGGATCACGATTCCGAGGGGATTTTTGTCCGCCACCGTGAAGAAGAGCGAGTTTCTTTCCGGCAGCTGGCGATCGGCTACGCCTATCCCAACGGGAACGCCATTGGCGGTCCTCTGGTAGGAGTCGGGCGCTATATTGCCCAGGGTCTGACCCACCTGAACAAGGAAACCGGTCAGGGCCTCCCCGCCCTGGACTGGACCTACGGGGCCCACGGCATGATCGTCGCTGTGGATCCCGAAACGGGAGAGTACGATGTTCTGAAGGTAGCCTCGGTGTTTGATGCGGGCCGGGTGATCAACCCCGGCGCGTTTCGGGGCCAGGCGATTGGAGGAATGCTCCAGGGGCTGGGAACCGCCACGGTGGAGGGGTACATCTACGACCAGAAGGGCCATCTTTTGAACCCCTCCTTTACGGACAACAAGATTCCCACCTCCCGGGATCTTCCCCTGGAGGTGGAGACCTTTGGGGTGGAGTGTCCCCAGCTTGACGGACCCTACGGTGCGCGAGGTGTGGGTGAGCATTCCATGATCTCCGTGGCGGCTGCTCTGGGGAACGCGATCCAGCGTGCCAGCGGAGCCGAGCTGACGCATATGCCTTTGCGTTTCGAGGATGTCTGGCGGGCGCTGAATCGCAAGGAACCGGTGGATAACTGGATCACCAAGAGCCCCCGGGGGAGCTGCAAGTCGGCTCCGGAGATCGGCAAGTATCAGTGTGACTGA
- a CDS encoding NUDIX hydrolase, translated as MKYSDSDSLLIWQEKTRTDLVETPVFSLVQSLRRSSFGQERTYYVMEAPDWVNLIALTRDSSGRDCFVMVRQFRHGSNCLSLEFPGGVVDAGETPGQAALRELREETGYQVRQGASRGAMEFLGSVNPNPALMNNRCHTFFAPAVEKVAEPAPESDEHLEVCLVPLEELLAGERAEEFDHAMMHVALGFLLGRLGTPDISRLTNR; from the coding sequence ATGAAATACAGCGATTCCGATTCTCTCCTGATCTGGCAGGAGAAGACGCGCACGGATCTGGTGGAAACTCCCGTCTTTTCGCTGGTCCAAAGCCTGCGGCGAAGTTCCTTTGGTCAGGAGAGGACCTACTATGTGATGGAGGCCCCCGACTGGGTAAATCTGATTGCCCTGACCCGGGATAGTTCCGGGCGGGACTGTTTTGTCATGGTCAGGCAGTTTCGTCATGGAAGTAACTGCCTCTCCCTGGAGTTCCCCGGCGGTGTGGTCGATGCAGGGGAAACTCCCGGTCAGGCCGCGCTGCGGGAACTCCGGGAAGAGACGGGGTATCAGGTCCGGCAGGGGGCATCCCGGGGGGCGATGGAGTTTCTTGGCTCTGTTAATCCCAACCCGGCTCTTATGAATAACCGGTGCCACACTTTTTTTGCTCCTGCCGTGGAAAAGGTCGCCGAGCCCGCGCCCGAGAGTGATGAACACCTGGAGGTTTGCCTTGTTCCACTGGAGGAGCTTCTGGCGGGGGAACGGGCCGAAGAGTTTGATCACGCCATGATGCATGTTGCTCTGGGGTTCTTGCTCGGACGGTTGGGAACTCCCGATATCTCCCGGCTCACCAACAGGTGA
- a CDS encoding FecCD family ABC transporter permease — protein sequence MVAASLVGRYPQPGFMNPLLLRDDPLAVRLVLELRLPRIIAAALLGSSLAAAGVVMQMLFANPLVEPGLVGVSQGAAFGAALAIILVGHNPAAIQGSAALCALGALALTYQIARRLRFGGWILRLVLSGIAVSALFSAGVGAIKYLADPLEDLPEITFWMLGGLWNVSWQEVFRIAPAAILGITIAFLRRYRLNLLSLQDRVAFSLGARPDRERLALLIAATVAAASVISIAGIVGWVGLIVPHSARRLFRADALVALPAAILLGAIFVVVADTLCRTLVAGEIPLGIVTSLVGASAFIVLLLTHNIRMER from the coding sequence ATGGTCGCAGCGAGCCTGGTCGGGAGGTATCCGCAACCGGGGTTCATGAACCCTCTTCTCCTGCGGGACGATCCCCTGGCCGTGCGCCTGGTGCTCGAGTTGCGTCTCCCCCGAATCATCGCAGCGGCCCTCCTGGGAAGTTCCCTCGCAGCGGCCGGTGTGGTAATGCAAATGCTCTTTGCGAACCCCCTGGTGGAGCCCGGTCTGGTGGGGGTCTCCCAGGGAGCGGCCTTCGGAGCTGCTCTGGCAATCATCCTGGTCGGCCATAACCCTGCCGCGATCCAGGGGTCGGCGGCACTCTGCGCTCTGGGTGCCCTGGCCCTGACCTACCAAATTGCCCGGCGCCTGCGCTTCGGAGGGTGGATACTGCGGCTGGTCCTTTCGGGGATCGCTGTATCAGCTCTTTTTTCTGCGGGTGTGGGGGCTATAAAATACCTGGCTGATCCCCTGGAGGATCTTCCGGAGATCACCTTCTGGATGCTGGGGGGGCTCTGGAACGTCTCCTGGCAGGAGGTCTTCCGCATCGCCCCGGCAGCGATCCTGGGAATAACCATCGCCTTTCTCCGGCGTTACCGCCTGAACCTGCTCTCTCTGCAGGATCGCGTTGCCTTTTCCCTGGGGGCCCGACCCGACCGGGAACGATTGGCGCTCCTCATCGCAGCCACGGTGGCTGCGGCGTCGGTAATCTCCATCGCCGGAATCGTCGGCTGGGTGGGCCTGATCGTTCCCCATAGCGCCCGACGCCTCTTCCGGGCCGATGCACTGGTGGCGCTGCCGGCGGCGATCCTCCTGGGAGCGATCTTCGTTGTTGTCGCTGACACTCTGTGTCGAACCCTTGTGGCAGGAGAGATACCCCTGGGCATCGTTACTTCCCTGGTGGGAGCCTCGGCGTTTATCGTCCTTCTCCTGACCCACAATATTCGGATGGAACGCTGA
- a CDS encoding (2Fe-2S)-binding protein → MRTVHFTLNGERYERNVPEHKTLLHYLREDLGYTGTKEGCGAGECGACTIIMNGDAVNSCLVLAAEIDGAVLETVEGEARGEELTLVQKAFDRHHAVQCGYCTGGMIMSVKDLLRRNPNPDREAVIEGIEGNFCRCTGYEQIIEAVLDAASQGAAREIAQRDAAGETRGGGNDA, encoded by the coding sequence ATGAGAACAGTACATTTTACCCTGAACGGGGAACGCTATGAACGGAACGTTCCGGAACACAAGACCCTTCTCCACTATCTGCGGGAGGACTTGGGGTACACCGGAACAAAGGAGGGCTGCGGGGCCGGCGAGTGTGGCGCCTGCACGATCATCATGAACGGTGATGCCGTCAATTCCTGTCTGGTACTCGCTGCCGAGATCGATGGAGCTGTCCTGGAAACGGTCGAGGGCGAGGCCCGGGGAGAAGAACTGACCCTTGTCCAGAAAGCCTTCGACCGGCATCACGCCGTGCAGTGCGGCTACTGCACGGGAGGGATGATCATGAGCGTGAAGGACCTCCTGAGGCGAAACCCCAACCCCGATCGGGAGGCGGTGATCGAGGGAATCGAGGGGAACTTCTGCCGGTGCACTGGCTACGAGCAAATTATCGAAGCTGTTCTGGATGCCGCCAGTCAGGGTGCAGCCCGGGAGATAGCACAGAGAGATGCCGCCGGTGAGACCCGGGGAGGAGGCAACGATGCTTGA